ACTCAATTACAACGTGCTTACCAGCTTCCAAAGCTTGCAAAATTTGATTGATGTAATTCTTAGGAGAAGCCGTCCGCATATATTTAAGATTATCCAGGCGCATCAGCTTGCGCTGTAATGCCATAATCGAACCCTTGTGACCCCGTTTCTCCTCGCAGAACGCAGTAATTTCTTCATTTGTCATGTTCAGCAATTGCACAATCCAGGATGTGCCAAATTCGCTGTGCAAAATGTTGGCATTATCCTCGCTAGCGTCCGAAAGATCTAACTCGTTTCGCACCAACTTAATGTCTTCAACTTCGATTTGGTCGTAGCTGAGATATAATTCCTGAGCATCGCGCACCCCGCGCCGTTTTGTGGATAGAGGATCGAGGGTGTAAATTTCCACCTGTCCTGGAAACAATTGGCGCAACCCTTTAACAGTGCTGAACTCTTTGCCTTCGCGCACTGCTTCCCATCCATATTCCGAGTGCATATCAAAAATCAGGTTAACCGCTGCTTTCCTGCGGATAACCCCAGATAGCAGCAACCTAGTGAGGAAAGATTTTCCGGTTCCTGATTTGCCAAATACACCGTTGCTACGTTCTACAAATCGGTCTAAATCTATGCATATCGGCACCTCCATATCTAGCGGTTGACCGATAGAGAAGTTGCGTCTATGGGGGTCATCTTCCCAACCAAATACAGCACGGAAATCTTGCTCAGATGCATCATAAACCTGAGAAAAGTGGCTGGGAATTGTCTTAACTGGCATTAACTCCATATCAGCGCTAGTTTGCAACTCAAACGAACCTAGACTGACACCACCAGACTTAGGATTTTTAGCACCAACTAAGTAACCTCCGGATGATTTTGCAGGTTCTCTTATAAGCATTAACATTGGACTGAGTTCAAGCGTTCCATAAGTGCTACTTCCAGCTAGAACCGCTTGCAAAAAATCATCTTCTGGTAGAGGAGGGTTAGCCATAATCCGCATACTGGCAGTACCCAGTGTTACGTCTGTGAGCATGCAGAAAAAATCTGAGCGGAAGCCTTTAACAACTAGAAATTTTCCCACACGCATTTCTTCTACTGAGACATCCGGATGGAGTCTCACTTCTAATCCCTTAGTGAGGGAGCCTTGAATTACCGAGCCTAATGGTTGTTCTAAACTCATGTCAAATTACGCTTAGTAGTTTAAGTGGTTAGGAAAATACTCCTACACTCTACTTTTATACTGATAGGAGGATCGCGGCAAGGATGTATTTCCTTTTTATTTTCCTTTTCCCAGTTTCCCAACTTCTGAAATAGAAGATTGCTACCCTTTATTAAAAGGGTGGTAGCGATTAAGGCGTTATATTAGGCGTTGTAACTAGCGATCGCCTCTCAACCTACTACCCTAGCTCTTGTTTCAAAACTGGGGAGCTTTAAGTTAATATTTATATTAACATCAATTTTTATCAGAAACTATTTTGGATAATTTAAAATGTTCTATCTTTTATGTAACAGTACATCTAAAGATATTTTTGTAACTCAGCATAACCCAGTCTCCAAATGCAGTAATAGAACTTGCCGACATCTATTCGACAGAACGCCTTTAGTTAAAGAACAAGTAATAGATTACTCAGAAAATACTGAAATTTGCATATTTGGAGAACGAGACTTAAAAAGCCTAAACTACTTTTTGCACCAAGGTTATCTTGCTAATAAGGGAAAAGTTCTGGATATTGGAAGTGTAAATGGACATATAGCAAGCGCCGTTAGGGAGCAGGCGGTTGAGGTGATTTGCCTAGAATAAATTATTTCTGGTAAAAAGTTTTAAAAAAGCTATAGCGGGTTAGTTATCACAGTTTAAACGCTATACCTAAAGGTAAAAAATTAAGTTACTTTTGATAAGTACTTGCCTTGAATATCTATTATCTCCAACGCAGGTACTTATAGATACACGCTCGGTTAATTGAGGATGGAATTATATGCGTGCCTACTCCGTGCGTAATTTTTAAAAATTCCTGCCCGATCTGTAATAAAGAGAAAGTTCAGCAGTATTTTTATAGAAACCAGCCCTGCATTTTTTTCGCGATCTTCCCTATAAGAATGCTTCCGATTAGCATATTTTAAAAATAAAAGCGCCTGTATCTAAATTGGATGATTCCTGGCCAATCTAAAATTGGAGATTTAATTAACACGCAGTATTATATTGACTGGGGAGTTTATTTAAGATAGTTCGTTTTTAACACGCACTCAGCAGTCATTTGGCACTAATAAATCGAGCGAATTAGAGATGAAGTAATTGTGTTGGGACAGTTTCTAAAACACAAAAAAAATTTGTATATATACCTGCACGCATGCCTTTGACATGCGTGCGAGTTGGGAGATCGATAGAAGCGCGACTAATCTATCTCAATCGAGGTGGGGGTGGTGGAGGTAGTAGTAGTTGTTGTTGTCAGCGGTTTGCGGTATTGGGCATAGAGGCGATCGCGCCAGATGAAAAAGCTTTCATACAGGGGATTGTCGGCCAAACCAGGGACGCCTTTACCGCGCAGCGCGATTGGAAGATCCAGATAAGGGCCATCTGGGAATTTTATCAGCATGCTCAACCCAGCTACAGCAAAATCAGCTAAAGTCGGTGTATCGCCGACGAGGTAAGGGCTATCCTGCAAAATCAGGGTGAGGGCTTCTAAGTCTTGTCTGAGGGCGTCCGTTGCGTCTAGGACGGCATCGGGACTGGCACCAACTCCAAACCCAACAAGGTTTAGTAATTCGCTGGGTACAGCAGCGATCAGGTTTTTGACTATATCGGGTGTAGAAGTTGGCAATACGGCTGTGCGGAAGTTTTGGTCTTTGGTGAGTCCGCCAAATAAAGCTTTGCGACTTTTCATACCAATTGACTCATCTGCCCATTCTTCCATTAGTAAGACCAATCCACGTTTTTTGGGGTCAGTTGGGATAAGCGGACGGTCGGGATACTGTCGGTCGAGGTACATGGCGATCGCAGTAGAATCTGCAATCACCGTATTTCCATCCTTCAGCACTGGTACTTGCCGTTTCCCAGACATCTGAAAAAGTTCGAGTTGCCCTACTCCTGGCGTAACTTCAATTTTGCGGTAGGCAAGACCTTTGTAATCTAGCAGCAGCCGCACTTTTTCCGAGTATTGGGATAGTTCAAATTGGTACAATTCCAGCATTTTATCTCCTGCGGGCAAGTTACAACGTGCTAACTGTTTCAAAGTGTAACGTTCTTGGCTAACAGACTGCACGATGGCCCAACTTCGCAGCAATTTGTGTCTGTAGTTCATTGCGCGGCTGGGGCGATCGCGCCCTGATGCCTAAATTTACCTTACCTCATCAATTACTATGAGTTTTATTTTAAAAATAATTATCTTTAACCTCATTCCTACTGGTAGGGGATATATAGATAAACTAAAAAACCCCCAAATCTAATTTGGGGGTTTTTACTATTTAGTAAATGAAGCGAACTCTTTGATATTACGCACTAGCTCTGGTCAACAGGCCCCACAGGAACAGCAGAACCATTGCACCCAGGACAGCAAATGCAATGCTAGGTAAACTTAATGCTCCTACTGAAGCTGCCGCCGCACCACCGGAACCAAATAATACTTGACCCAAATAACCGCCGACCAATGCACCCAAAATACCTAAACCGATTGTTGCAAAAATCCCGCCGCCTTGGTGGCCTGGATAGATAGCTTTAGCAAGTGCGCCAGCAATCAAACCTAAAACGATCCAAGCAATGATACCCATAAATTTGTCTCCTTTTTTTGATTTGTTATCTTCGGCTTTTCTTATGTTTTTATAATATCAATTTCCCTCAACGTTCCACCTCTGTCATAGGTTATAACCACAGGATATAGAAATTTTTAGTAATAAAGGGATGTTTATTTATTTATAAATACTTTTATTTACTTATTAACTAAACCTTTGGGTAGACTCCGATGATTCTGCGTTTATGCTTTATAAGTTGTGCCAGTAATTATGCCAATTTCTTGTGCCAAGGCTAGAGCGAATGCGCTAACGCCAGCCACGAGGTATTTAATATATTGCTGGGTATCTTCCTTTTCTTCTCTCATTGAGCCTTAAATATACGAATCAAAATTTATAGTAGTTAATTGCTAATCTATAAATATCTAACCCGCAATCTTTAGAGGTTTTTATTCATAAATTGAGTAAATAATTCAATTAAACAAAGAAACCCCCACATCTGTCGTGGGGGTTTCTTACTACGTTGTCAATAAAGCGAATTATTTATTATTAAGCACTTGCTCTGGTTAACAGACCCCAGAGGAACAGAAGAACCATTGCACCTAAAACAGCGAACGCGATACTAGGTAGGGTCAATGCACCTGCTGAAGCTCCGGCACTCGTCCCCAGTACCATCTGACCCAAATAGCCACCAACCAATGCACCTAAAATACCTA
The DNA window shown above is from Microcoleus sp. FACHB-831 and carries:
- a CDS encoding GlsB/YeaQ/YmgE family stress response membrane protein; protein product: MGIIAWIVLGLIAGALAKAIYPGHQGGGIFATIGLGILGALVGGYLGQVLFGSGGAAAASVGALSLPSIAFAVLGAMVLLFLWGLLTRASA
- a CDS encoding ATP-binding protein; the protein is MSLEQPLGSVIQGSLTKGLEVRLHPDVSVEEMRVGKFLVVKGFRSDFFCMLTDVTLGTASMRIMANPPLPEDDFLQAVLAGSSTYGTLELSPMLMLIREPAKSSGGYLVGAKNPKSGGVSLGSFELQTSADMELMPVKTIPSHFSQVYDASEQDFRAVFGWEDDPHRRNFSIGQPLDMEVPICIDLDRFVERSNGVFGKSGTGKSFLTRLLLSGVIRRKAAVNLIFDMHSEYGWEAVREGKEFSTVKGLRQLFPGQVEIYTLDPLSTKRRGVRDAQELYLSYDQIEVEDIKLVRNELDLSDASEDNANILHSEFGTSWIVQLLNMTNEEITAFCEEKRGHKGSIMALQRKLMRLDNLKYMRTASPKNYINQILQALEAGKHVVIEFGSHSDMLSYMLVTNMITRRIHKAYVQKAEEFLHSKNPSDRPLPLMITIEEAHRFLDPAVVRSTIFGTIAREMRKYFVTLLVVDQRPSGIDNEVMSQIGTRITALLNDEKDIDAIFTGVSGAGNLRSVLSKLDSKQQALILGHAVPMPVVVRTRPYDQTFYNEIGDTCWAEKPDDEVFAAEAAAKIDIGF
- a CDS encoding glutathione S-transferase family protein; the protein is MNYRHKLLRSWAIVQSVSQERYTLKQLARCNLPAGDKMLELYQFELSQYSEKVRLLLDYKGLAYRKIEVTPGVGQLELFQMSGKRQVPVLKDGNTVIADSTAIAMYLDRQYPDRPLIPTDPKKRGLVLLMEEWADESIGMKSRKALFGGLTKDQNFRTAVLPTSTPDIVKNLIAAVPSELLNLVGFGVGASPDAVLDATDALRQDLEALTLILQDSPYLVGDTPTLADFAVAGLSMLIKFPDGPYLDLPIALRGKGVPGLADNPLYESFFIWRDRLYAQYRKPLTTTTTTTSTTPTSIEID
- a CDS encoding GlsB/YeaQ/YmgE family stress response membrane protein; this translates as MGIIAWIVLGLIAGALAKAVYPGHQGGGIFATIGLGILGALVGGYLGQMVLGTSAGASAGALTLPSIAFAVLGAMVLLFLWGLLTRASA